The DNA segment GCTTCCTCCTCTTAGGGTGTGGCTGGACCCAGTATGGACCCTGTCGCGGGCTTAAGCAATAGAGGACTCAAGTTGGATGAAGGCCGGCTTGGCGGAGGTGGGCCGGGTCGGACCTGGAGAAATTTTAGCTTCCCTCCGCACTCGCGCGCGGGGGCCGAAGCGGCGGCGGGAGGCTCCGGCGCCTCGACGGCGGATTGACAGACGTTCTTGTCTGGGCTATCTTTTCCGGTAGGCGGAGGGATCTTAAAAAACGAGGGTAAACCTGATCATGGAAGGAGACGCGCCATGGTTACAGAAACCGCGCCGATCGAGGTAAGCCGCCACAAGTGCCTCATCTACGACGGCCATCCTTCGGAGCAGCTTCCGGTCATCGTGCCCCTTTTGATGGACGGGCTGCGGGAAAACCTGCGCTGCCTTTACCTGGGGAATCCCGAGATGGTCGGGATGATCGATTCGGCTCTGGCGACGAAGGGCGTGGACACCGCCCGGGAGACGCAGCGGGGAGCGCTCGTTCTTTCCTCGGACCGGGGTCACCTGAAGGGAGGGGGGTTCGACCCGCACGGGATGGTCGCCATGCTCCGACAAATCATCGATGACGCCGTGCGGGACGGCTTTAAAGGCCTGTGCGCAACGGGCGACATGATGTGGGAGCTAGGCAACGACAGGAATTTTGAGCGGCTTCTCGAGTACGAAGCGCTCCTCGAACAGGTGTTTCGCGAAAAGCCGCTCCAGGGTATTTGCCAATATCGCCGCGATACCGTTCCCGCGCAAGCGGTCCGGGATGCTCTCCTGACGCACCGGAGCACCTACATCGGCCACGTGCTGAACCGGGACAATCTATTCTATGTGCCTCCCGAGCTGCTCCTGGAAAGCCGCGACGGCTCAAGCCGAGACAAGCAGGGAGAATGGATGTGCCAACAGATCATCCGGATCTTGAACGCGGAGCGCAATCGCGACCAGGCGCTGGCGGCCTTGAGCGAAAGCGAAGCCCGGCAGCGCCTTCTAGCGGAGGAGTTGGCGGAGGCCAACCGGGACCTGGAGCGCAGAATCAGGGCTCGCACGGCCCAGCTGGAGGCGGTGAATAAGGATCTGGAGGCTTTTTCCTACTCCGTTTCCCACGACCTGCGGGCGCCCCTGCGGCACGTGGACGGTTTCGGCCAGATGCTGCTTGAGGATTACGGAGAAAAACTGGACGAGGGCGGCCGGGACGTCATCCAACGCGTCCGAAGCGCCACCCGGCACATGGGCGAGCTCATCGACGGCATGCTGCAGTTGTCCCGCTTGAGCCGGAAGGATCTGCAACGGGAAGCGGTGGACCTGACGCGGCTCGCCCGGGAGGTCGAGCGGGACCTTCGCGGCCTGGCGCCCGACCGTCGGGTGGACGTGGCGGTGGCGGAGGGCCTTTCCTGCGTCGGCGATCCGACGCTGCTGCGGGCGGCTCTGGCCAACCTCATCGGCAACGCGTGGAAATTCACATCGAAACGGGATGAGGCCCGTATCGAGGTCGGAAAATCAGGCGAGGAAGACGGCGCCCCCGTCTTTTTCGTCCTGGACAACGGGGCGGGATTCAATATGGAATACGCGGAAAAATTGTTCGGCGTTTTCCAGCGGCTGCACTCCCAGGAGGAATTCCCCGGGACCGGCGTGGGCCTCGCGACCGTCCAGAGAATCATCCGAAAGCATGGCGGCCGGATTTGGGCGAAGAGCCGTCCGAACGAAGGCGCCGTCTTCTACTTTACCCTGCCGCATTCCGAATTCCCGGAACCCGCTTTTTCAGCCCCGTAGGGGAGACCCTGTTCCGCAATGAGGCTGTCGGACGGAAAGGGCGTTTCTCATGCCGGATTCCGACGCTTGTCGTTCCGGGGGGAACGGGGTCAGCTCTTGAATGATCCGTTGGGCTCCCCTCCATCCTCGCGCGCGGCGGGCGG comes from the Nitrospiria bacterium genome and includes:
- a CDS encoding MEDS domain-containing protein — protein: MVTETAPIEVSRHKCLIYDGHPSEQLPVIVPLLMDGLRENLRCLYLGNPEMVGMIDSALATKGVDTARETQRGALVLSSDRGHLKGGGFDPHGMVAMLRQIIDDAVRDGFKGLCATGDMMWELGNDRNFERLLEYEALLEQVFREKPLQGICQYRRDTVPAQAVRDALLTHRSTYIGHVLNRDNLFYVPPELLLESRDGSSRDKQGEWMCQQIIRILNAERNRDQALAALSESEARQRLLAEELAEANRDLERRIRARTAQLEAVNKDLEAFSYSVSHDLRAPLRHVDGFGQMLLEDYGEKLDEGGRDVIQRVRSATRHMGELIDGMLQLSRLSRKDLQREAVDLTRLAREVERDLRGLAPDRRVDVAVAEGLSCVGDPTLLRAALANLIGNAWKFTSKRDEARIEVGKSGEEDGAPVFFVLDNGAGFNMEYAEKLFGVFQRLHSQEEFPGTGVGLATVQRIIRKHGGRIWAKSRPNEGAVFYFTLPHSEFPEPAFSAP